In Daucus carota subsp. sativus chromosome 4, DH1 v3.0, whole genome shotgun sequence, one DNA window encodes the following:
- the LOC108194437 gene encoding uncharacterized protein LOC108194437, with protein MADQFQGKSDFRAPLLTGSDNYNWWKGQMEAHLSRDPLMQRVVERGPYQFLDKDGKVKDIDELTTDELTKMGANGKARSTLINGLNQSEYDKVSSLKSAKEIWDALEAYHEGSKGLRKVKLGQLMKELGAFGLQKGETIKEAQARFQLIVNNLGRLGKIIPQSELNMNILASVPFDFQAKVTALEAAHNIDTMDHLALFAELKQFEKKMHAKKHDAPVEKMKNLALTAEKSKPESDEESDEDLALLSKKIQRMINKHNQLKREKGKDKAKNSSSRKPSKESKDQNCFECGKPGHFKKDCYKLKSKQPAVFKDKKKKSKALLTWSDDEEKSASSDDSGEEMINLALVGMKDDNVQGLTEDGLVETDSEDDNSEVSSFKFDLSNDNSVLEELTMQEQDRIPSEEYNSLKAENSKLTEKNNYLKNMVQELMQKIDTLFDSKEPTQAIIKELQGKLDQSEGFHKVLMRRNEAQKEEISQLKQEIEARDACLETFKIKESTKLHSSQPAASTSQPAASTSQPAATTRQQAEKIQTLETEVSKLRKGMGTFVQGEEGLKFMMKSIKVPLDKEGVGLNFNKKGNALKYEGRRVKPYKYAMPWKECAKCGRKGHLAQNCRVRPQRQYFQKRSEGKTTYLNKKTAYQNGPNRSYRTQQHTYPNVVQKWIKKTDLNALYVLASNQSGPKPIWVPKG; from the coding sequence ATGGCTGACCAATTTCAGGgaaaatcagactttagagctcctctcctcaccgGTTCGGACaattacaattggtggaaaggacAAATGGAAGCTCATCTCTCCAGAGACCCTCTCATGCAAAGAGTTGTTGAAAGAGGTCCCTATCAATTccttgataaagatggcaaagtcaaaGATATTGATGAACTCACTACCGACGAGCTAACTAAGATGGGTgcaaatggaaaagcaaggagtactcTCATCAATGGTCTTAATCAatctgaatatgacaaggtgtcatctctcaaatctgccaaggagatatgggatgcgtTGGAAGCCTATCATGAAGGTTCAAAGGGTCTAAGGAAAGTAAAGTTGGGACAACTAATGAAGGAACTTGGTGCTTTCGGTTTGCAAAAGGGAGAAACAATCAAAGAAGCTCAAGCTAGGTTTCAACTCATTGTCAATAATCTAGGGAGACTTGGAAAGATAATTCCTCAATCAGAACTCAACATGAACATTCTCGCTTCTGTTCCATTCGACTTTCAAGCCAAAGTTACTGCCTTGGAAGCTGCTCACAATATTGATACAATGGATCATCTAGCTCTTTTTGCTGAATTGAAACAATTTGAGAAAAAGATGCATGCCAAGAAGCATGATGCTCCGgttgagaaaatgaagaatttaGCTCTTACTGCTGAAAAGAGCAagccagaatcagatgaggaatcAGACGAAGATCTTGCACTCCTTTCCAAGAAGATTCAACGGATGATCAACAAACATAATCAGCTGAAAAGGGAGAAAGGCAAGGACAAGGCTAAGAACTCAAGTAGCAGAAAGCCCTCCAAGGAATCAAAGGATCAGAATTGCTTCGAATGTGGAAAGCCTGGTCACTTCAAGAAGGACTGCTACAAGCTGAAGTCAAAACAGCCTGCTGTTTTTAaagacaagaagaagaaatcCAAAGCACTTCTgacttggagtgatgatgaagaaaaatctgccTCTAGTGATGACTCTGGTGAGGAAATGATTAATCTTGCACTTGTTGGCATGAAGGATGACAATGTTCAAGGACTCACCGAAGATGGGCTTGTCGAAACTGATTCCGAGGATGACAACAGTGAGGttagttcattcaaatttgatctCTCCAATGATAATTCTGTACTAGaagaactaaccatgcaggaacAAGATCGTATTCCAAGTGAGGAATATAATTCTCTTAAGGCAGAAAACAGCAAGCTGACTGAAAAGAATAACTATCTCaagaacatggttcaagagctTATGCAGAAGATAGATACACTCTTTGACTCCAAAGAGCCTACTCAAGCCATAATCAAGGAACTTCAAGGAAAACTAGATCAATCTGAAGGTTTTCATAAAGTCTTGATGAGAAGAAATGAGGCTCAAAAAGAAGAAATCTCCCAGCTGAAACAAGAGATAGAAGCCAGAGATGCATGCCTAGAGACGTTCAAAATTAAGGAATCCACAAAGCTGCATTCATCTCAGCCTGCTGCTAGTACATCTCAGCCTGCTGCAAGTACATCACAGCCTGCTGCCACAACAAGAcagcaagctgaaaagatcCAAACACTTGAAACAGAAGTCTCAAAGCTCAGAAAAGGAATGGGAacttttgttcaaggagaagaaggtCTAAAATTCATGATGAAGAGCATCAAGGTTCCATTGGATAAAGAAGGAGTTGGTCTCAACTTCAACAAGAAGGGAAATGCTCTCAAGTATGAAGGAAGGCGTGTAAAACCATATAAATATGCTATGCCCTGGAAGGAATGTGCAAAATGTGGAAGAAAAGGACATCTAGCCCAGAATTGCAGAGTCAGACCTCAAAGACAATACTTCCAGAAAAGATCAGAAGGGAAAACAACCTACTTGAACAAGAAAACAGCTTACCAGAATGGTCCAAACAGAAGCTATAGAACTCAGCAACATACATATCCTAATGTGGTCCAAAAGTGGATCAAGAAAACTGATTTAAatgctttatatgttcttgCTTCTAACCAGAGTGGACCCAAgccaatttgggtaccaaagggttga